Proteins encoded by one window of uncultured Bacteroides sp.:
- the lysA gene encoding diaminopimelate decarboxylase, with protein MKGTFPINKFRELETPFYFYDTKILRDTLDCVNNEAKKYGNYIVHYAVKANANSKVLSIIRENYLGADCVSGGEIRASIKAGFPASKIVFAGVGKADWEINLGLDYGIFCFNVESIPELEVINELAGAKGKIASIALRINPNVGAHTHANITTGLKENKFGINMEDMDDVLDKVNELSNVKLLGLHFHIGSQILDMGDFVGLCNRINEIQEHMYKRRIIVEHINVGGGLGIDYQHPNRQPIPDFAAYFATFHKHLKLSPSQTLHFELGRSIVGQCGSLISKVLYIKQGANKQFAILDGGMTDLIRPALYQAYHKIENITSEEPIEKYDVVGPICESSDVFGKAFDMNKAKRGDLFALRSAGAYGEIMASGYNCRALPKGYTSDELM; from the coding sequence ATGAAAGGGACCTTCCCAATAAATAAATTCCGTGAATTAGAAACTCCATTCTATTTTTACGATACTAAAATATTACGGGATACACTTGATTGTGTAAACAATGAAGCAAAAAAGTATGGTAATTACATTGTTCACTATGCTGTAAAGGCTAATGCTAACTCAAAAGTTCTTTCTATTATCAGAGAGAACTATTTAGGAGCCGACTGTGTTAGCGGCGGAGAGATTCGTGCCTCAATAAAAGCTGGTTTCCCTGCTTCAAAGATTGTATTTGCAGGGGTAGGAAAAGCCGACTGGGAAATTAATCTTGGATTAGATTACGGCATTTTCTGCTTTAATGTAGAATCCATCCCGGAACTTGAGGTTATTAATGAACTTGCTGGTGCAAAAGGCAAGATTGCCTCAATTGCTTTACGCATTAATCCCAATGTAGGTGCACATACTCATGCCAATATTACTACCGGACTGAAAGAAAATAAGTTTGGTATTAATATGGAAGATATGGACGATGTACTTGATAAGGTAAATGAACTTTCTAATGTAAAATTATTAGGCCTGCATTTCCATATCGGTTCACAAATCCTTGATATGGGAGATTTCGTAGGACTTTGTAATCGTATAAACGAAATACAGGAACACATGTACAAACGCCGCATTATTGTGGAACATATTAATGTAGGTGGTGGATTAGGCATTGATTACCAACATCCAAACAGACAGCCTATTCCTGATTTTGCAGCATACTTCGCTACATTCCATAAACATTTGAAATTGAGTCCATCACAAACATTGCATTTTGAGTTGGGACGATCAATTGTGGGCCAGTGCGGAAGTTTAATCAGCAAAGTATTATACATCAAACAAGGAGCAAATAAACAATTTGCAATTCTTGATGGTGGAATGACAGACCTTATTCGTCCGGCATTATATCAGGCTTATCATAAGATAGAAAATATCACTTCTGAAGAACCTATAGAAAAATATGATGTAGTTGGACCAATATGTGAATCTTCGGATGTATTTGGTAAAGCGTTCGACATGAACAAAGCTAAAAGAGGAGATTTATTTGCTCTTCGTTCTGCCGGTGCATACGGTGAGATTATGGCTTCGGGATATAATTGCAGAGCACTTCCTAAAGGATATACCTCAGATGAGCTGATGTAA
- the hisF gene encoding imidazole glycerol phosphate synthase subunit HisF gives MLAKRIIPCLDIKNGTTVKGTNFVNLREAGDPVELGRAYSEQGADELVFLDITASHEGRKTFTDLVKRVAANISIPFTVGGGINELQDVDRLLNAGADKVSINSSAIRNPQLISNIAKHFGSQVCVVAIDAKEQNNLWKCYLNGGRIETDKELISWAKEAADRGAGEILFTSMNHDGVKTGYANDTLALLSDSLPIPIIASGGAGTMEHFKDTFTLGKADAALAASVFHFGEIKISELKDYLCAQGITVRK, from the coding sequence ATGTTAGCAAAAAGAATTATACCTTGCCTGGATATTAAAAACGGAACAACCGTAAAAGGTACAAACTTTGTCAATCTGCGCGAAGCTGGTGACCCAGTAGAACTGGGACGTGCTTACAGCGAACAGGGAGCCGACGAGTTGGTATTTCTTGATATTACAGCAAGCCACGAAGGACGAAAAACTTTTACTGACCTGGTAAAGCGTGTTGCAGCAAACATCAGCATTCCTTTCACTGTTGGTGGAGGAATCAATGAACTGCAAGATGTTGACCGCCTACTAAATGCCGGCGCTGATAAAGTTTCTATAAATTCTTCAGCCATTCGCAACCCACAACTAATAAGCAATATTGCAAAACATTTTGGTTCACAGGTTTGTGTAGTGGCTATTGATGCTAAAGAACAAAACAATCTTTGGAAATGTTATCTGAACGGAGGACGGATTGAGACTGACAAGGAACTGATTTCATGGGCGAAAGAGGCTGCTGATCGTGGAGCAGGAGAAATTCTTTTTACCAGTATGAATCATGACGGCGTTAAAACCGGATATGCAAATGATACTCTGGCTCTTTTATCAGACTCTTTACCTATACCGATTATTGCATCGGGTGGAGCCGGCACAATGGAACATTTCAAAGATACTTTTACTTTAGGGAAAGCAGATGCCGCTTTGGCTGCCAGTGTTTTTCATTTCGGAGAAATTAAAATTTCCGAATTAAAAGATTATCTTTGTGCACAAGGAATAACTGTCAGAAAGTAA
- the purU gene encoding formyltetrahydrofolate deformylase: protein MQANKNTAKLLLHCPDKPGIISAVTDFITINKGNIVYLDQYVDHIENIFFMRIEWELSDFLIPREKIEDYFETLYAQKYEMSFRLYFSDIKPRMAIFVSKMSHCLFDMLARYANGEWNVEIPLIISNHPNLQHVAEKFGIPFYLFPITKETKAEQEAKEMELLAKHKVNFIVLARYMQVISENMINSYPNRIINIHHSFLPAFVGAKPYHAAFERGVKIIGATSHYVTTELDAGPILEQDVVRITHKDTVEDLVNKGKDLEKIVLSRAVQKHIERKVLAYKNKTVIFS, encoded by the coding sequence ATGCAAGCTAACAAAAATACAGCAAAGTTATTGCTCCACTGCCCAGACAAGCCAGGAATTATTTCCGCAGTAACGGATTTTATTACTATAAACAAAGGAAACATTGTTTATCTGGATCAGTACGTTGATCATATTGAAAACATATTCTTTATGAGAATTGAATGGGAACTAAGCGATTTCCTTATTCCAAGAGAAAAAATAGAAGATTACTTTGAAACGTTATATGCTCAGAAGTATGAAATGAGCTTCCGTCTCTACTTCTCGGATATCAAACCGCGGATGGCTATCTTTGTTTCTAAAATGTCTCATTGCTTGTTTGATATGCTTGCCCGTTATGCAAATGGTGAATGGAACGTGGAAATTCCTTTAATTATAAGTAATCACCCTAATTTGCAACATGTGGCCGAAAAATTTGGTATTCCTTTCTATCTTTTCCCTATTACTAAGGAGACTAAGGCTGAACAGGAAGCTAAAGAGATGGAGCTGCTGGCTAAACATAAAGTAAACTTTATTGTATTGGCTCGTTACATGCAGGTAATCTCTGAAAACATGATTAACTCTTATCCAAACAGGATTATCAATATTCACCACTCTTTCCTTCCTGCATTTGTTGGGGCTAAACCTTACCACGCGGCTTTTGAAAGAGGTGTAAAAATCATTGGCGCTACTAGCCACTATGTTACCACTGAACTGGATGCTGGCCCTATTCTTGAACAAGATGTTGTTCGTATCACTCATAAAGATACAGTGGAGGATTTGGTAAATAAAGGAAAGGATCTTGAAAAGATTGTTCTTTCTCGTGCGGTTCAGAAACATATTGAACGTAAAGTATTGGCTTATAAGAACAAAACGGTAATCTTTAGTTAA
- a CDS encoding response regulator transcription factor, which translates to MAKIILVEDEINIASFIERGLSEFGHEVSVAYDGVEAWELIRKETFQLLIFDIIMPRMGGLELCKLYRQNYGFQSPVIMLTALGTTEDIVNGLDAGADDYLVKPFSFQELEARIKALLRRGNEEGLTGMLTCGDLTLNCITRRAERNGLEIDLTVKEYRLLECFMTHQGCMLTRSILLKDVWDKNFDTNTNVVDVYVNYLRAKIDKNFDDKLIHTVVGMGYIMEAH; encoded by the coding sequence ATGGCAAAAATTATATTGGTAGAAGATGAAATCAACATAGCCTCGTTTATAGAACGTGGATTGAGTGAGTTTGGACATGAGGTTAGTGTGGCCTATGATGGTGTTGAGGCTTGGGAACTGATTCGTAAAGAAACATTTCAGTTGCTTATCTTTGACATTATCATGCCTCGGATGGGTGGGCTTGAACTATGTAAACTTTATCGGCAGAACTATGGATTTCAATCTCCGGTAATTATGCTTACAGCTTTAGGTACCACAGAAGATATAGTAAATGGATTGGATGCGGGAGCTGATGATTATCTTGTTAAGCCTTTTAGCTTTCAGGAGTTGGAGGCAAGAATAAAAGCCCTGCTTCGCAGAGGAAATGAAGAGGGACTTACCGGTATGCTTACTTGTGGTGACTTGACTTTGAATTGTATTACAAGGAGAGCCGAACGTAATGGCCTTGAAATTGATTTAACAGTTAAAGAATACCGTTTGCTGGAGTGTTTTATGACACATCAGGGGTGCATGCTTACTCGCTCCATTCTCCTTAAAGATGTTTGGGACAAGAATTTTGATACAAACACAAATGTTGTGGATGTTTATGTAAACTACCTACGTGCAAAAATTGATAAGAACTTTGATGATAAACTTATTCATACGGTTGTAGGAATGGGATATATAATGGAAGCACATTAA
- the hisH gene encoding imidazole glycerol phosphate synthase subunit HisH, with product MNIAIVKYNAGNIYSVDHALRRLGVNAIVTADKELLSKADKVIFPGVGEATTTMQHLKSTGLDRLIVDLKQPVLGICLGMQLMCSHSEEGDVDCLNIFPTEVKRFYPTKHEDKVPHMGWNTIGDLKGDLYKGFTKEEFVYFVHSFYVPTNEFTVATTDYILPFSASLQKDNYYATQFHPEKSGKVGERILENFINLPL from the coding sequence ATGAATATAGCTATCGTAAAATATAACGCAGGAAATATCTATTCAGTAGATCACGCTTTAAGGCGTCTTGGTGTAAATGCTATAGTAACAGCGGACAAAGAACTTTTATCAAAAGCAGATAAGGTGATTTTTCCGGGAGTGGGTGAAGCTACTACCACCATGCAGCATTTAAAGAGCACTGGATTAGATAGACTAATTGTCGACCTAAAGCAACCGGTATTGGGTATCTGCCTTGGAATGCAACTTATGTGTAGTCATTCTGAAGAAGGTGATGTGGATTGCTTAAACATATTCCCTACTGAAGTGAAACGATTCTACCCTACAAAGCATGAAGACAAGGTTCCGCACATGGGATGGAACACTATCGGCGACTTGAAAGGAGATCTTTATAAGGGTTTCACAAAAGAAGAGTTTGTTTATTTTGTGCATAGCTTTTATGTTCCTACTAACGAATTTACCGTAGCTACAACAGATTACATACTTCCGTTTAGCGCGTCATTACAAAAGGACAACTACTATGCTACCCAATTTCACCCTGAAAAAAGTGGAAAAGTGGGCGAACGTATATTAGAAAACTTCATTAACTTACCTCTATAA
- the hisA gene encoding 1-(5-phosphoribosyl)-5-[(5-phosphoribosylamino)methylideneamino]imidazole-4-carboxamide isomerase: MIEIIPAIDIIDGKCVRLSKGDYDSKKVYNENPVEVAKEFEANGISRLHVVDLDGAASHHIVNYHILERVASQTSLIIDFGGGIKSDEDLRIAFESGAKMITGGSIAVKEPELFTQWINKYGSDKIILGADVKNKKIAVNGWKEGTELELMTFLGEYIEKGIQKVICTDIDCDGMLQGPSTALYDEILEKFPSTYLIASGGVSCIDDIIKLEEAKVPAVIFGKALYEGKIQLKDLKIFI, from the coding sequence ATGATTGAAATTATTCCTGCCATAGATATAATTGACGGAAAATGTGTTCGTCTGTCCAAAGGCGATTATGATAGTAAGAAAGTATATAATGAGAACCCGGTAGAGGTTGCTAAGGAATTTGAAGCAAACGGTATAAGTCGGCTTCATGTAGTTGACCTTGACGGAGCGGCTTCTCATCATATAGTTAATTATCACATTCTGGAAAGAGTTGCCTCACAGACTTCCTTAATTATTGATTTTGGCGGTGGAATAAAAAGTGATGAAGATTTAAGAATTGCTTTCGAGAGTGGCGCAAAGATGATTACCGGAGGTAGCATTGCTGTAAAAGAGCCTGAATTATTTACTCAATGGATCAATAAATACGGAAGCGATAAGATTATCCTTGGTGCTGATGTGAAAAATAAAAAGATTGCTGTAAATGGCTGGAAAGAGGGAACTGAACTGGAGCTGATGACTTTCCTTGGAGAGTATATTGAAAAGGGAATTCAGAAAGTGATTTGCACGGATATTGATTGCGACGGTATGTTACAAGGTCCTTCGACTGCTCTGTATGATGAAATTCTGGAAAAATTTCCGTCCACTTACTTAATAGCCAGTGGAGGTGTGAGCTGTATTGATGATATAATCAAGCTGGAAGAGGCTAAAGTTCCCGCTGTAATTTTCGGCAAAGCGCTTTATGAAGGAAAGATCCAACTAAAGGACTTAAAGATATTTATATAA
- a CDS encoding aspartate kinase, with product MKVLKFGGTSVGSAERMKEVAKLITDGEKKIVVLSAMSGTTNTLVEISDYLYKKNPEGANEIINKLEKKYKQHVDELYSTAEYKQKGLEIIKSHFDYIRSYTKDLFTLFEEKVVLAQGELISTAMVTNYLCECGVKSVLLPALEFMRTDKNAEPDPTYIKEKLQIQLELFPDAEIYITQGFICRNAYGEIDNLQRGGSDYTASLIGAAVKASEIQIWTDIDGLHNNDPRVVDKTTPVRQLHFEEAAELAYFGAKILHPTCVQPAKYGNIPVRLLNTMEPTAPGTLISNETEKSKIKAVAAKDNITAIKIKSSRMLLAHGFLRKVFEIFESYQTSIDMVCTSEVGVSVSVDNTKHLPEILDDLKKYGTVTVDKDMCIVCVVGDLEWENVGFEATALDAMRNIPVRMISFGGSNYNISFLIRESDKKEALQSLSNVLFNKK from the coding sequence ATGAAAGTTTTAAAGTTTGGAGGTACTTCCGTTGGTTCTGCCGAACGGATGAAAGAGGTAGCCAAATTAATAACCGATGGTGAAAAGAAGATTGTAGTGCTTTCTGCAATGTCAGGCACAACAAATACTTTAGTTGAAATTTCGGATTACTTATATAAAAAGAATCCTGAAGGTGCTAATGAAATTATCAATAAGTTGGAAAAGAAATATAAACAACATGTTGATGAGCTCTATTCTACAGCAGAATATAAACAAAAAGGACTTGAGATTATAAAATCCCATTTTGACTATATTCGTTCTTACACCAAAGATCTATTTACACTTTTTGAAGAAAAAGTGGTTCTTGCACAAGGTGAATTGATTTCCACTGCAATGGTAACTAATTATCTTTGCGAATGTGGAGTGAAATCTGTTTTACTTCCTGCTTTGGAATTTATGCGTACAGATAAAAACGCTGAACCAGATCCTACATATATTAAAGAGAAACTTCAAATACAATTAGAACTTTTCCCGGACGCTGAAATTTATATCACTCAAGGCTTCATTTGCCGCAATGCTTATGGCGAAATTGATAACTTGCAGCGCGGAGGTAGTGACTATACCGCTTCACTAATTGGTGCAGCAGTTAAAGCTTCTGAAATTCAGATATGGACAGATATTGACGGTCTTCACAACAATGATCCTCGCGTTGTTGATAAAACAACTCCTGTACGTCAGTTACACTTTGAAGAAGCTGCTGAATTAGCTTACTTCGGAGCGAAGATTCTTCATCCCACTTGTGTGCAACCTGCTAAATATGGAAATATTCCGGTCCGTTTATTAAATACTATGGAACCTACTGCTCCTGGTACATTAATATCTAACGAAACTGAGAAGAGCAAGATTAAAGCTGTTGCTGCAAAAGATAATATCACTGCGATCAAAATCAAGTCAAGCCGTATGCTACTTGCGCACGGATTCCTTCGCAAGGTATTTGAGATCTTTGAAAGCTACCAGACTTCAATTGACATGGTTTGTACATCGGAAGTTGGTGTTTCGGTTTCAGTAGACAATACAAAACACTTGCCTGAGATTCTTGATGATCTGAAGAAATACGGTACTGTTACTGTTGACAAAGATATGTGTATTGTTTGCGTTGTTGGTGATTTAGAATGGGAAAATGTAGGATTCGAAGCCACAGCTCTTGATGCTATGCGCAACATTCCGGTTCGTATGATTTCTTTTGGAGGAAGTAATTACAATATTTCATTCCTTATCCGGGAATCTGATAAAAAAGAAGCATTACAATCTCTCAGCAATGTGCTGTTCAATAAAAAATAA
- the hisIE gene encoding bifunctional phosphoribosyl-AMP cyclohydrolase/phosphoribosyl-ATP diphosphatase HisIE, producing the protein MDLDFNKMDGLIPAIIQDNLTSKVLMLGFMNKEAYEKTVATAQVTFFSRTKNRLWTKGEESGNFLNVVSIKEDCDKDTLLIKVNPVGPVCHTGSDTCWDEENTEDIMFLKYLQDFICKRHEEMPEKSYTTSLFNSGVNRMAQKVGEEAVETVIEATNGTNDRLIYEASDLIYHLIVLLTSKGYRIEDLARELKKRHKE; encoded by the coding sequence ATGGATTTAGATTTTAATAAAATGGATGGATTAATTCCGGCTATCATACAAGATAATCTCACCTCAAAAGTATTGATGCTTGGTTTCATGAACAAAGAAGCTTATGAAAAAACCGTAGCAACAGCACAGGTGACATTCTTTAGCCGTACAAAGAACAGACTTTGGACTAAAGGAGAAGAAAGCGGAAATTTCCTGAATGTTGTATCCATCAAAGAAGACTGTGATAAAGACACCTTATTGATTAAGGTAAATCCTGTTGGTCCTGTTTGCCATACCGGCTCAGACACTTGCTGGGATGAAGAAAACACAGAAGACATAATGTTTCTAAAGTATTTGCAGGATTTTATCTGCAAACGCCATGAGGAAATGCCTGAAAAATCATATACTACTTCTTTATTTAATTCCGGCGTAAACCGAATGGCTCAAAAGGTAGGTGAAGAGGCTGTAGAAACTGTAATTGAAGCTACTAACGGAACAAATGACCGTTTAATATATGAAGCATCAGATTTGATTTATCACCTGATTGTTCTTCTCACTTCTAAGGGCTATCGAATTGAAGACCTGGCCCGCGAACTTAAAAAAAGACATAAAGAATAA
- a CDS encoding HAMP domain-containing sensor histidine kinase, which translates to MKLGHKIAMFYTTVTVCIITLVIIIFYFFTSHYIDKIFDSLLVEKVNLTAQKHWEKDEVDSRTYKIIEQKYDELLPNAEEILFNTDSLSFSKGTLYTYLTRKQVASLLAGSLIHFKNDNQLGVALYYPDNQGDFIAIVLSQNTYGERIHQHMLVLMILLLLFSSVLIYITGRVYSSRIIAPLHQILDELKRIRGNNLKIRLKTSSNKDELDQLTCTLNEMLDRLDSAFQSEKSFISNASHELNNPITAIQGECEITLLKERSVAEYQKALERIFAESKRISQLTRNLLFLSHQDEEFLKNSIESVSLDDILRQLADDVSRVNFISEKIPNNLFILKANPYLLKIAFQNIITNACKYSKDKVDIRLFMADEKIVVEVEDYGIGIPENEIKKIFQSFYRATNTRAYSGNGIGLSLSFKIFSIYGGKIDIVSELNKYTKFSVTFSCNQLFHESF; encoded by the coding sequence ATGAAGTTAGGGCATAAAATAGCCATGTTTTATACTACGGTTACAGTCTGTATTATAACCTTAGTCATAATTATCTTTTATTTCTTTACATCTCATTACATAGATAAAATCTTTGATTCATTATTGGTCGAGAAAGTAAATCTTACAGCACAGAAGCATTGGGAAAAAGATGAAGTAGATTCTCGTACTTATAAAATAATAGAACAAAAGTATGATGAACTATTGCCTAATGCAGAAGAAATTCTCTTTAATACTGATAGTCTTTCATTTTCAAAAGGTACGTTATATACTTATCTTACCCGGAAACAGGTTGCTAGTTTACTGGCTGGTTCATTGATTCATTTCAAAAATGACAATCAGTTAGGAGTTGCGTTGTATTATCCCGACAATCAGGGCGATTTTATTGCTATCGTTCTGTCACAGAATACTTATGGAGAAAGAATTCATCAGCACATGCTTGTATTGATGATTCTGCTTTTGCTTTTTAGTTCTGTGTTGATATACATAACCGGCCGCGTATATTCCAGTAGAATAATTGCACCGTTACATCAGATACTTGACGAACTGAAAAGAATTCGTGGTAATAATCTGAAAATTCGTTTAAAAACATCCTCTAATAAAGATGAGCTGGATCAGCTTACCTGCACGCTGAATGAAATGCTTGACAGGCTTGATTCTGCTTTTCAGTCTGAGAAGTCATTTATATCCAATGCTTCTCATGAATTGAACAATCCCATAACTGCCATTCAGGGAGAATGTGAAATCACTTTGCTAAAGGAACGTTCTGTTGCTGAATATCAAAAGGCACTGGAACGTATATTTGCTGAAAGTAAACGAATATCCCAATTGACAAGGAATTTATTATTTCTTTCACACCAGGATGAAGAGTTTCTTAAAAACTCAATAGAGTCTGTTTCTTTAGATGATATTTTACGTCAATTAGCTGATGATGTAAGTAGGGTAAATTTTATTTCAGAGAAGATACCTAATAATTTATTTATATTAAAAGCCAACCCTTATTTGCTGAAAATTGCATTCCAGAATATTATTACGAATGCTTGTAAATATTCAAAGGATAAAGTGGATATAAGGCTTTTTATGGCTGATGAGAAGATTGTTGTTGAAGTAGAAGATTATGGTATAGGTATTCCTGAAAACGAAATAAAAAAGATTTTTCAGTCTTTTTATCGGGCTACAAATACAAGAGCCTATTCCGGAAATGGAATAGGCCTGAGTTTATCTTTTAAGATATTCTCCATATATGGAGGTAAGATTGATATCGTTTCTGAATTAAATAAGTATACTAAGTTTTCTGTTACCTTTTCATGTAATCAGCTTTTCCACGAATCTTTCTGA
- a CDS encoding glycosyltransferase, with protein MNLFTFNIVEIILLVSLGLFLIIQIIYYFSLYNQLHAHNKTANNGDLIYETELPPISVIISARNESENLQKYLPSVLEQDYPEFEVIVINDGSTDESEDVLSAFEEKYTNLYHTFTPDGARYISSKKLALTLGIKASKHNWLVFTEADCRPASKDWLKLMARNFSPRTDIVLGYSGYEQENGWFQRKVAFSNLFMSMRYLGFALINKTYMGIGRNMAYRKELFFKNKGFSSHLNLQRGDDDLFINQVATPFNTRVETSPGAVIRMEPPYGFKSWKEEKVSYLATSHYYHGMQRYLLGFETTSRLLFLAITIATIAFGIIDKQWVVLGIAILAYILRYIMQVIIVNQTATDFEEKKYYFTLPIFDVTEPLDVLQFKLFRKIRGKADYMKR; from the coding sequence ATGAACTTATTTACCTTCAATATAGTTGAGATTATATTACTAGTCTCACTTGGTTTGTTTCTGATCATACAGATTATCTACTATTTCAGCTTATACAATCAATTACATGCACATAACAAGACTGCTAATAATGGAGATTTGATTTATGAGACAGAACTCCCTCCTATATCAGTAATTATTAGCGCACGTAATGAATCGGAAAATCTGCAAAAGTATTTGCCTTCTGTTCTTGAGCAAGATTACCCGGAGTTTGAAGTTATTGTTATCAATGATGGATCTACAGATGAAAGTGAAGATGTTCTTTCAGCATTTGAAGAAAAATACACTAATCTTTATCACACTTTTACCCCTGATGGAGCACGCTACATCAGTAGTAAAAAGTTAGCACTCACTCTGGGTATTAAAGCCAGCAAACATAACTGGTTAGTCTTTACGGAAGCAGATTGTCGTCCGGCCAGTAAGGACTGGTTAAAGCTGATGGCCAGAAACTTTTCTCCCCGTACAGATATTGTTTTAGGTTATAGCGGATATGAGCAAGAGAATGGATGGTTTCAACGTAAAGTTGCTTTCAGTAATCTTTTTATGTCAATGCGCTACCTGGGATTTGCTCTGATTAATAAAACGTATATGGGTATTGGTCGCAACATGGCCTACCGCAAAGAATTATTCTTCAAGAATAAAGGATTCTCTTCTCACCTTAATCTGCAACGTGGTGATGATGATTTATTTATTAATCAGGTGGCAACACCATTCAACACAAGAGTGGAAACATCACCAGGAGCAGTTATCAGAATGGAACCTCCCTACGGATTTAAAAGCTGGAAAGAAGAAAAAGTGAGCTATCTGGCTACATCACACTATTATCATGGTATGCAAAGGTATTTATTAGGTTTTGAAACAACATCACGCTTACTATTCTTAGCAATAACCATTGCAACTATAGCATTTGGTATCATTGACAAACAATGGGTGGTACTTGGTATTGCTATTCTGGCATATATTCTCCGTTACATTATGCAGGTAATAATTGTAAACCAGACAGCAACGGATTTTGAAGAAAAGAAATACTACTTCACTCTGCCTATCTTTGATGTGACAGAACCTCTTGATGTACTGCAATTTAAATTATTCAGAAAGATTCGTGGAAAAGCTGATTACATGAAAAGGTAA
- a CDS encoding ATP-binding cassette domain-containing protein encodes MSEPLINYQNVEIAQQDNWLLNNVNMRLNAGDFLYIIGKVGSGKTSLLKTIYGELSIVSGEAEVLGNNLRTIKRKNIPQLRRKLGIVFQDFQLLTDRTVNDNLEFVLRATGWKNKQEIKDRIAEVLEQVGMADKGNKIPNELSGGEQQRIVIARAILNSPSIILADEPTGNLDSETGRKIVELLHEISRNGSSVIMTTHNIQLLKEFPGLVLRCKNNELLDVTQEFYEETIVQETTEQEKQENKEPILETTCSQAEFVSEEDTDKE; translated from the coding sequence ATGAGCGAACCACTCATTAACTATCAGAATGTAGAAATTGCCCAACAGGATAACTGGTTGCTGAACAATGTGAATATGCGACTCAATGCTGGCGATTTTTTATATATAATAGGGAAAGTAGGCTCTGGAAAAACGAGTCTGCTTAAAACTATTTATGGAGAATTGAGTATCGTTTCAGGAGAAGCTGAGGTTTTAGGCAATAATCTGCGAACCATTAAACGAAAAAACATTCCGCAACTAAGACGAAAGTTAGGAATAGTGTTTCAGGATTTTCAGCTACTCACAGATCGCACTGTAAACGACAATCTGGAGTTTGTATTGCGTGCTACCGGTTGGAAAAACAAACAGGAAATAAAAGATCGGATTGCAGAGGTTTTAGAACAGGTGGGAATGGCTGATAAAGGGAATAAAATACCCAATGAGCTTTCCGGTGGAGAGCAACAGCGCATTGTTATTGCCAGAGCTATACTAAACTCTCCCTCTATTATCCTGGCCGACGAACCAACAGGTAATCTGGATTCAGAAACAGGAAGAAAAATAGTAGAGCTACTTCATGAAATTAGCCGCAATGGATCTTCTGTGATTATGACAACGCATAATATTCAATTGCTAAAAGAGTTTCCGGGATTAGTTCTCAGATGTAAAAACAATGAATTACTGGATGTAACTCAGGAGTTTTATGAAGAGACAATAGTTCAGGAAACTACAGAACAAGAAAAGCAAGAGAATAAAGAACCGATCTTAGAAACGACTTGCTCGCAAGCCGAATTTGTAAGTGAAGAGGATACGGATAAAGAATAA